The DNA region ACTTTTTTGGCTAATTTTTGTGCAGCCTGCAAGATATCCCAACGGCCACCATAGTTAGCTGCCACATTTAATATCAAACCAGTATTGTTTATTGTTTTCTCTTGAGCAGCAGCAATCTGCTTTTGTAAACGCGTCGAAAATCGACTGGTATCACCAATAATATTGAGTTTAACTTGGTTTTTATTAAGCAGTTTTAATTCACGTTGTAACACGGTAAAAAACAGCTCCATTAACAAGCTGACTTCTTTATCTGGTCGGCGCCAGTTTTCACTAGAAAATGCAAACAGAGTTAATGATTCAATGCCAAGTTGAGTCGCAGTACTTACCGCACGGCGAACCGCTTTAACACCTGCTTTATGGCCAAACACTCGAGCTTTACCCTGCAGTTGTGCCCAACGGCCATTACCATCCATAATAATCGCAACATGCTTGGGCAGAGATTGTTTTACCACATCAGATAATTGTTCCGGCAACAATTGCGAAGTCATTTGCTCCGAATCGGCTTTGGGGTCTGATTCAAACTCAACTGTAGATGACATCTACGACAATCCTTTATAAAAACAAACGCCGTGTAGTATACCCTTACACGGCGTGTTAACTCTAGCGTCTAAGATGACAGATTATACTTCCATCAACTCTTTTTCTTTTGCAATGAGAATTTGATCGATACTCTTGATAGATGAATCAGTGTACTTTTGTACTTCATCTTCACTACGACGTACATCATCTTCAGTACATTCTTTGGCTTTTTCAAGCTTCTTAACTTCGCTGATAACATCACGACGAACGTTACGAATGGCAATACGACCGTTTTCTGCTTCATTACGAACGACTTTAATAAAGTCCTTACGACGCTCTTCAGTTAACGAAGGTAACGGAATACGCAATGTCGCGCCAGCAGTCATAGGGTTTAAGCCAAGATCAGAACTCATGATGGCCTTTTCTACCGCTTGAACCATAGTTCTATCAAACACGTTTACAGTAAGTGTACGAGAATCTTCAACACCAACGTTTGCCACTTGCTTAAGCGGTGACATAGTACCGTAACAAGCAACTTGAATAGAATCTAATAAACTTGGATGAGCACGACCAGTGCGAACTTTCGCCATTTGGTTTTTAGTCGAGTCAACACATTTACCCATGCGCTCTTGCGCATCCAACATAATAGTATCAATCACAATAATTTCCTTTTTGTCACAAATTCACGTTTGTTTGAGCATTAGCCTAAGAATGACACATGCAATAAAACCGCTCAAACAGTTAAATTATATAATGTAAATATATTTTATGTCTGTGATTAAGCAGGTTGTTTACTGCTAATAATCGTACCTTCTTCCTCACCCATGATTACACGACGAAGTGCACCAGGTTTGTTCATATTGAACACAAGGATAGGTATATTATGATCACGCGCCATGGTAAATGCAGCAAGGTCCATTACTTTTAATTCTGATTCAAGGACTTCTGCATAGGTTAGCGTGTCATATTTAACAGCTTCAGGGTCTTTCATTGGGTCAGCAGAATAGACGCCGTCTACTTTGGTGCCTTTTAATACCACTTCAGCTTCAATTTCGATACCGCGCAAACAAGCTGCAGAATCGGTTGTGCAAAAAGGATTACCCGTACCCGCAGCAAAAATGACTACACGGCCAGATTTCAATAAGCTAATTGCTTCAGCCCAATTATAGTCGTCACACACGCCTTTAAGCGGTATAGCTGACATTAGACGAGCATTAACATATGCTCGGTGTAAGGCATCACGCATGGCTAAGCCATTCATTACGGTTGCTAACATACCCATGTGATCGCCCACCACGCGGTTCATGCCTGCTTTTGCTAAGCCTTCACCACGGAACAGATTACCACCACCAATGACCACACCAACTTGAATACCGAGTTCAACAAGCTCTTTTACTTCTTGTGCCATACGATCAAGTACTTTTGCGTCAATGCCGAAGCCTTCTTGACCCATTAATGCTTCACCGCTTAATTTAAGCAGAATACGTCTAAACGCTGGTTTTGGATTGGTACTCATAATTCTCATCCTGATCATAACAAAACCGCAGCGGTTGCTGCGGTCTTAGGGTATTTAGATAAAAGCGATTACGCTTTTTTAGTAGCAGCGATTTGCGCCGCGACTTCAGCAGCAAAATCTTCTGCTTTCTTCTCGATACCTTCACCTACTTCTAAACGAATGAAGTTGGTTACTTTAGCGCCTTTCTCTTTAAGAACAACGCCAACAGTTTTCTTAGGTTCCATGATGTAAGCTTGACCAGTAAGAGATATCTCACCAGTGAACTTCTTCATACGACCAATAACCATCTTCTCAGCGATTTCAGCAGGCTTGCCTTCATTCATCGCGATTTCGATTTGCAGCGCTTGCTCTTTTGCAACAAGATCAGCAGGCACATCTTCAG from Shewanella polaris includes:
- the uppS gene encoding polyprenyl diphosphate synthase → MSSTVEFESDPKADSEQMTSQLLPEQLSDVVKQSLPKHVAIIMDGNGRWAQLQGKARVFGHKAGVKAVRRAVSTATQLGIESLTLFAFSSENWRRPDKEVSLLMELFFTVLQRELKLLNKNQVKLNIIGDTSRFSTRLQKQIAAAQEKTINNTGLILNVAANYGGRWDILQAAQKLAKKVESGEINSSQMTEEALNEHLCMQNQSEVDLMIRTGGDCRISNFVLWQAAYAELVFTDTLWPDFDELAFRDAIAIFASRQRRFGLTGSQIEDIRAI
- the frr gene encoding ribosome recycling factor, which encodes MLDAQERMGKCVDSTKNQMAKVRTGRAHPSLLDSIQVACYGTMSPLKQVANVGVEDSRTLTVNVFDRTMVQAVEKAIMSSDLGLNPMTAGATLRIPLPSLTEERRKDFIKVVRNEAENGRIAIRNVRRDVISEVKKLEKAKECTEDDVRRSEDEVQKYTDSSIKSIDQILIAKEKELMEV
- the pyrH gene encoding UMP kinase — protein: MSTNPKPAFRRILLKLSGEALMGQEGFGIDAKVLDRMAQEVKELVELGIQVGVVIGGGNLFRGEGLAKAGMNRVVGDHMGMLATVMNGLAMRDALHRAYVNARLMSAIPLKGVCDDYNWAEAISLLKSGRVVIFAAGTGNPFCTTDSAACLRGIEIEAEVVLKGTKVDGVYSADPMKDPEAVKYDTLTYAEVLESELKVMDLAAFTMARDHNIPILVFNMNKPGALRRVIMGEEEGTIISSKQPA